In Vitis vinifera cultivar Pinot Noir 40024 chromosome 17, ASM3070453v1, one genomic interval encodes:
- the LOC132252822 gene encoding uncharacterized protein LOC132252822, which yields MAPKKTVSSVRVSEASEKAIDKLNAKEFRERFLIPHDVLIDLVNEEAAMPTEKGGKNAILFTKEQFNAGLRFPLPALFKEFLHFSQIPPIFIHPNLVRVLMGCSIINMLYSLDLTLLEVFFVYSLKKAKNDIFSVSAHLPSLQMVTELPDSTKGGAKGLVAVWGGWAGLSQHPSRPFSPNYTLKIPGLELRGHLVDWVEKASFACVCKLFEIDPKERAYKTLLSARNLTEVVREPQEYVINILPRKLAKDEIVPGEHYTVKELPLYQEAKEADAERRRKLLEDRDQKKTEGTIRKAPGQKRGPDSPPKKTSGKRGKLVKKHGKDAKEPTPPKEFPPPQTTYEGEVMIEEPVNAAPHSISSGPGRMSGLNHSGPSLVAAARLANVAEEAASINHPGNLNPDAAETAPLEEAGAESQSQPSDDPDRLAIVLVKGPPLKKPRLTRDLQSGLFERLQERQQEIEISCASAHDAHPDGGEVEMATETSAVPAIIPAEDASGPMCPDENMGAPIPGHELPSPSSSEEESADDAAPASPFSYAELEAKLKQITPDWKAIKPSAKMFDMIETLVRGLRSMSQQHALFTQLLQTADYMKTFSSRHQEIENQLRLRMEEAEASLSTMREENEALRVELAEAKGQEESTAGRLHEAEGEAARLRDELSRLRTEVLNEKKQKEDLQLRLDVQKEELEREFAVEREELAADYQRQVDDTFIFGYRCCMKKNGIKRDTPSIPPSEEKKLHEKPAP from the exons atggctccaaaaaagacTGTTTCGTCTGTCCGGGTCAGCGAGGCTAGCGAAAAGGCGATAGACAAATTAAATGCGAAGGAGTTCCGGGAGCGATTCCTGATCCCCCATGACGTGTTGATAGACCTGGTGAACGAGGAGGCGGCTATGCCTACTGAGAAAGGTGGAAAAAACGCtatcctcttcacaaaggaacaattcaacgcggggctccggttccctctgccggcgttgttcaaggaattcctccacttctctcaaATTCCCCCTATCTTTATTCACcccaaccttgtccgggtgctgatgggatgcagcatcatcaacATGCTGTACAGCCTCGACCTGACGCTACTGGAggtgttctttgtctattccctgaagaaagcaaagaatgatatcttcagtgtgtccgctcacctgccctcccttcaaatggtgacagaactgccagattcgacaaagggaggggcgaaggggctggtggcaGTCTGGGGTGGATGGGCGGGGCTATCGCAGCATCCGTCGAGGCCTTTTTCTCCGAATTATACCCTAAAAATTCCGG gtttggaattgaggggccaccttgtggattgggtggaaaaggcaTCCTTTGCCTGTGTctgcaaattatttgaaatagatcccaaggagagggcctacaaaacattgcTCTCGGCGCGGAATTTGACAGaggtcgtccgggagccccaggaatatgttatcaacATCCTTCCTAGGAAATTGGCAAAGGATgagatagtgcctggggagcattatacagTGAAAGAGCTCCCCCTCTATCAGGAAGCTAAAGAAGCTGACGCTGAAAGGCGGCGAAAGCTCCTGGAGGATAGAGATCAGAAAAAGACtgaaggcactatccggaaggctcccggacagaagcgGGGTCCGGACTCCCCTCCGAAGAAAACTTCAGGAAAAAGggggaagctggtgaagaagcatgggaaggatgcgaaggaacccactcctcccaaggagtttcctcctccacaaactacctatgagggggaggtaatgatagaggagccagtaaatgctgctccgcactctatctcaagcggccccGGGCGCATGTCGGGGTTGAATCACTCAGGTCCCTCCTTAGTCGCGGCTGCGCGTCTAGCCaacgtggctgaggaagctgcatctatcAACCATCCGGGCAACCTCAATCCGGATGCAGCTGAAACGGccccgttggaggaagcgggggcagaaagccaaagtcagccttccgacgACCCGGATCGCCTGGCTATAGTCCTGGTGAAAGGGCCTCCCCTCAAGAAGCCGCGTTTGACGCGCGATCTACAGTCCGGACTCTTTGAgcggcttcaagagcggcagcaagagattgaaattagctgcgcttctgctcatgacgctcatccggatggaggcgaggtggagatggcTACTGAGACCTCAGCCGTTCCGGCAATAATTCCGGCTGAGGATGCATCCGGACCTATGTGCCCGGACGAAAATATGGGGGCTCCGATTCCGGGACACGAGCTACCCTCTCCTTCCTCATCCGAGGAGGAATCTGCTGATGATGCCGCTCCcgctagccctttcagctacgcggagttggaagctaagttaaagcagattactcctgactggaaagccatcaagccctctgctaagatgtttgatatgatagaaacg CTGGTGAGGGGCCTCCGCAGCATGTCTCAACAACACGCTCTTTTTACTCAGCTGCTGCAGACCGCAGACTATATGAAGACCTTCTCCTCTCGGcaccaagagattgaaaatcaactgcgtctgagaatggaggaggctgaggccagtctatccaccatgcgagaggaaaatgaagccctccgggtggagttggctgaggcaaagggtcaagaagaatcaactgcgggccgccttcatgaggcggagggtgaggcagcccggctaagggatgaattgagtcgactccggacagaagttttgaatgaaaagaagcagaaggaagacttgcagctgcgtctggatgtgcaaaaagaggaacttgaacgggagtttgctgtggaaagggaggaacttgcagcggattaccagaggcaagtggatgatacatttatctttgggtatcgctgctgcatgaagaagaacggtataaagcgagataccccttcaattcctccaagtgaagaaaagaagctccatgagaaacctgctccctga
- the LOC100255980 gene encoding MDIS1-interacting receptor like kinase 2-like, which translates to MAFSTLQKMLSLVSLLLLVMLICSDHVSSYSNEETQALLKWKSTLHNHNHSFLLSWTLYPDPNNSTNSSTHHGTATGPCKWYGISCNHAGSVIRINLTESGLRGTLQAFSFSSFPNLAYVDVCINNLSGPIPPQIGLLSKLKYLDLSTNQFSGGIPPEIGLLTNLEVLHLVQNQLNGSIPHEIGQLSSLYELALYTNQLEGSIPASLGNLSNLASLYLYENQLSGSIPPEMGNLANLVEIYSDTNNLTGLIPSTFGNLKRLTTLYLFNNQLSGHIPPEIGNLTSLQGISLYANNLSGPIPASLGDLSGLTLLHLYANQLSGPIPPEIGNLKSLVDLELSENQLNGSIPTSLGNLTNLEILFLRDNHLSGYFPKEIGKLHKLVVLEIDTNRLSGSLPEGICQGGSLVRFTVSDNLLSGPIPKSMKNCRNLTRALFGGNQLTGNISEVVGDCPNLEYIDLSYNRFHGELSHNWGRCPQLQRLEMAGNDITGSIPEDFGISTNLTLLDLSSNHLVGEIPKKMGSLTSLLELKLNDNQLSGSIPPELGSLFSLAHLDLSANRLNGSITENLGACLNLHYLNLSNNKLSNRIPAQMGKLSHLSQLDLSHNLLSGEIPPQIEGLESLENLNLSHNNLSGFIPKAFEEMRGLSDIDISYNQLQGPIPNSKAFRDATIELLKGNKDLCGNVKGLQPCKNDSGAGQQPVKKGHKIVFIIVFPLLGALVLLFAFIGIFLIAERTKRTPEIEEGDVQNDLFSISTFDGRAMYEEIIKATKDFDPMYCIGKGGHGSVYKAELSSGNIVAVKKLYASDIDMANQRDFFNEVRALTEIKHRNIVKLLGFCSHPRHSFLVYEYLERGSLAAMLSREEAKKLGWATRINIIKGVAHALSYMHHDCSPPIVHRDISSNNILLDSQYEPHISDFGTAKLLKLDSSNQSALAGTFGYVAPEHAYTMKVTEKTDVYSFGVITLEVIKGRHPGDQILSLSVSPEKENIVLEDMLDPRLPPLTAQDEGEVISIINLATACLSVNPESRPTMKIISQMLSQRICSADGTKRATSTSLSLGLGFESWGGHSGPAHSG; encoded by the exons ATGGCGTTCTCAACCTTACAGAAAATGCTCTCCCTTGTTTCCCTACTCCTCTTGGTTATGTTAATTTGTTCAGATCATGTTTCTTCTTATTCTAATGAAGAAACACAAGCTCTCCTCAAATGGAAATCTACCCTTCACAACCATAACCATTCTTTCCTCCTTTCGTGGACTCTTTATCCGGATCCTAACAACTCCACCAATTCTTCTACCCACCATGGAACGGCAACCGGTCCATGCAAATGGTATGGGATATCCTGCAACCATGCAGGGAGTGTCATCAGAATAAACCTCACAGAGTCCGGTTTAAGAGGTACGCTCCAAGCCTTCTCATTTTCATCTTTTCCCAATCTTGCATACGTTGATGTCTGCATCAACAACCTCTCTGGTCCTATCCCACCCCAAATCGGTCTCCTCTCCAAGCTCAAATACCTTGATCTGTCCACCAACCAGTTCTCAGGAGGGATTCCACCGGAAATTGGCCTATTAACTAACCTTGAGGTCCTGCACCTGGTTCAAAATCAGCTCAATGGTTCAATTCCTCATGAAATCGGTCAGTTGTCATCTCTTTATGAGCTTGCTTTGTACACCAACCAACTGGAGGGTTCTATTCCTGCTTCTTTGGGTAATTTGAGCAACTTGGCCTCTTTGTATCTCTATGAAAATCAACTTTCCGGTTCCATTCCTCCAGAAATGGGAAATCTCGCCAACCTTGTTGAGATATACTCGGATACCAACAATCTCACAGGTCTCATCCCTTCCACTTTCGGAAACTTGAAACGTTTAACCACGTTGTACCTATTCAACAATCAACTCTCCGGGCATATCCCACCAGAAATAGGAAATTTGACATCTCTGCAAGGTATAAGCCTCTACGCAAACAATCTTTCTGGTCCAATCCCTGCGTCCTTGGGTGATCTCAGTGGCCTAACCCTCCTGCATCTCTATGCCAATCAACTTTCCGGTCCCATTCCTCCAGAAATAGGTAACTTGAAGTCTCTTGTTGATCTAGAACTTTCAGAAAACCAACTCAATGGTTCCATTCCTACTTCACTGGGTAATCTGACCAACTTAGAAATTTTATTCCTCCGTGATAACCATCTTTCTGGTTACTTTCCTAAAGAAATTGGGAAACTTCATAAGTTGGTTGTGCTAGAAATCGACACAAATCGGCTGTCTGGCTCTTTACCAGAAGGAATTTGCCAAGGTGGATCTCTGGTACGCTTTACAGTGAGCGACAACCTTCTCAGTGGTCCCATCCCTAAAAGCATGAAAAATTGCAGAAACTTAACCAGAGCTCTGTTCGGGGGAAATCAACTCACTGGAAATATATCTGAGGTAGTTGGTGACTGTCCAAACCTGGAATACATCGATTTGAGCTACAACAGGTTTCATGGCGAACTCTCTCATAACTGGGGAAGGTGCCCACAACTACAAAGGCTGGAGATGGCCGGTAACGATATTACAGGGAGCATACCAGAAGATTTTGGAATCTCAACTAATCTAACTTTGCTTGATCTTTCTTCAAATCATTTGGTTGGGGAAATCccaaagaaaatgggaagtttAACTTCTCTGTTGGAGCTAAAATTAAATGATAACCAACTTTCTGGAAGTATACCTCCCGAACTTGGATCTCTGTTCAGTCTTGCCCATCTCGATCTATCAGCAAACAGATTGAATGGGTCAATAACAGAGAACTTGGGTGCCTGCTTGAACTTACATTACTTGAACCTGAGCAATAACAAACTTAGCAACAGAATTCCAGCTCAGATGGGTAAGCTGAGTCACCTCTCCCAGTTAGATCTGAGTCACAACTTGCTTTCAGGAGAAATCCCACCACAAATCGAAGGTTTGGAGAGCTTAGAGAACCTTAATCTGTCCCATAACAACCTCTCCGGTTTCATCCCAAAGGCTTTCGAAGAAATGCGTGGCTTGTCTGATATTGACATATCTTACAATCAATTGCAGGGTCCCATTCCCAACAGCAAAGCATTCCGAGATGCAACCATTGAGTTGTTAAAGGGGAACAAAGATTTGTGCGGCAATGTTaaagggttgcaaccttgcaaaaATGATTCTGGAGCAGGCCAACAACCTGTCAAAAAGGGCCACAAAATTGTGTTTATAATTGTATTCCCTCTTTTGGGAGCACTTGTACTTCTTTTTGCTTTCATTGGAATTTTCTTGATTGCTGAAAGAACAAAGAGAACTCCAGAAATCGAAGAAGGTGATGTACAGAATGATCTCTTTTCAATATCAACTTTTGATGGAAGAGCAATGTATGAAGAGATTATAAAGGCCACCAAGGATTTTGATCCCATGTATTGCATCGGAAAGGGAGGGCATGGAAGCGTTTACAAAGCAGAGCTGTCGTCCGGTAATATTGTAGCTGTGAAAAAGCTTTACGCATCCGACATAGATATGGCAAATCAAAGGGATTTCTTCAATGAAGTAAGGGCACTGACAGAAATCAAACATCGGAACATTGTGAAACTTCTTGGTTTCTGTTCACATCCACGACACTCCTTTTTGGTCTATGAGTACCTTGAAAGAGGTAGCCTAGCTGCAATGTTGAGCAGAGAAGAAGCTAAAAAATTGGGTTGGGCTACAAGGATCAATATCATTAAAGGAGTGGCTCATGCTTTGTCTTACATGCACCATGATTGCTCACCCCCAATTGTTCATCGGGATATATCAAGCAACAATATTCTGCTGGATTCTCAATATGAGCCTCATATTTCTGACTTCGGCACTGCCAAGCTTCTAAAGCTAGACTCATCAAATCAAAGCGCACTTGCAGGCACATTCGGATACGTTGCACCAG AACATGCATATACAATGAAGGTCACAGAAAAAACCGATGTCTATAGTTTTGGAGTGATAACACTGGAAGTTATCAAAGGAAGACATCCTGGAGATCAAATCTTGTCTCTATCAGTTTCCCCAGAGAAGGAGAACATCGTGTTGGAAGATATGTTGGACCCGCGACTCCCACCTCTCACAGCCCAAGATGAAGGGGAAGTGATATCTATCATAAATCTCGCAACTGCATGCTTAAGTGTCAACCCAGAGTCCAGGCCAACCATGAAGATTATTTCTCAGATGTTATCACAGAGAATTTGCAGCGCAGATGGTACCAAGAGGGCAACCTCAACGTCCTTAAGTCTTGGACttgggttcgaatcctggggaggccactctggtcCGGCCCATTCCGGCTAG